One Virgibacillus proomii DNA window includes the following coding sequences:
- a CDS encoding LysE family translocator has translation MNTFISYALLGISLSAPIGPINAAQLNRGMRHGFLHAWLVGLGGMISDLLFMLLIYFGVASFLTTPLMKTFLWLFGCFILVYTGIESIIGAKNLVEAKPSVKASSKRKSFHMGFLIAISNPLNIIFWLGIYGAVLAKTSDLYNNYQLILYSSGIFLGIIIWDIFMAGVASTFRKFFPPHVLSIITIGGGIMLLGFGLYFGYEAITFFIQGKLG, from the coding sequence ATGAACACTTTTATCAGTTATGCCCTACTTGGTATTTCCTTATCTGCACCGATTGGACCGATTAATGCCGCACAACTAAATAGAGGCATGCGCCACGGCTTTTTACATGCTTGGTTAGTCGGATTAGGCGGAATGATTAGCGATCTTTTATTTATGCTGCTTATTTATTTTGGTGTTGCTTCATTCCTAACTACGCCGCTTATGAAAACATTTCTCTGGCTATTTGGTTGTTTCATTCTTGTTTATACAGGGATAGAAAGCATAATTGGAGCAAAAAATTTAGTAGAAGCAAAACCCTCTGTAAAAGCATCTTCAAAAAGAAAATCATTTCATATGGGGTTTTTAATTGCTATTTCTAATCCGTTAAATATCATCTTTTGGTTGGGTATTTACGGTGCCGTTTTAGCAAAAACTAGCGATCTTTATAATAATTATCAGCTTATCCTCTACAGCAGCGGTATCTTTTTAGGAATTATCATATGGGATATATTTATGGCAGGGGTCGCCTCAACGTTTAGAAAATTCTTTCCTCCACACGTATTATCCATCATCACGATTGGAGGCGGAATCATGCTACTTGGATTTGGTCTCTATTTTGGATATGAAGCAATTACTTTCTTCATTCAAGGAAAATTGGGCTAG